One part of the Flavobacteriales bacterium genome encodes these proteins:
- a CDS encoding HD domain-containing protein — MESEFLKEGKVFNDPIYGFINIPSPLLFQLVEHPYFQRLRRISQLGLTHLIYPGALHTRFHHAMGAMHLMTQAIDVIRSKGHIISDAEAEAAHIAILLHDIGHGPFSHSLESSIVGSISHEEISIQFMEQLNIEFGGKLDLAIKIFRNKYKKKFLHQLIASQLDVDRLDYLKRDSFYCGVAEGVINVDRIIKMLNVSNDKLAIDSKGIYSVESFIIARRLMYWQVYLHKTSIACEILLINILKRAKELSSSGAKLFGTKALTYFIENDISKKEFENGTKALELYAQLDDHDIYSSIKEWMNHKDKTLSYLAKCIINRNLSKVELSSSPFSKKKIASLKKKTLNEIDVPASELKYYFAVSSLTNRAYTTGNENINVLFKNDEIVNISEVSDQLTISALSIPIKKHLLYYPKSFQSEI, encoded by the coding sequence TTGGAATCAGAATTTTTAAAAGAAGGTAAAGTCTTTAACGACCCTATTTACGGCTTTATCAACATCCCTTCCCCGTTATTATTTCAACTAGTTGAGCATCCTTATTTTCAGCGCCTTAGACGAATAAGCCAACTTGGCTTAACCCATCTCATTTACCCTGGAGCTTTGCATACCAGATTTCACCATGCCATGGGTGCAATGCACTTAATGACACAAGCAATCGATGTAATACGTTCAAAAGGTCATATTATTTCAGATGCCGAGGCAGAAGCTGCTCATATCGCAATACTACTTCATGATATTGGCCATGGCCCGTTCTCTCATTCTTTAGAAAGTAGCATTGTGGGAAGTATTTCGCACGAAGAAATATCCATTCAATTTATGGAACAACTCAACATTGAATTTGGAGGAAAACTTGATTTAGCTATTAAAATTTTTCGAAATAAATACAAAAAGAAATTCTTGCATCAACTTATCGCAAGTCAGCTTGACGTTGATCGCTTAGATTATCTAAAAAGAGATAGTTTTTATTGCGGTGTGGCAGAAGGAGTAATAAACGTTGATCGAATAATAAAAATGCTTAACGTCTCAAATGACAAACTTGCAATTGACTCAAAAGGAATCTACTCTGTTGAAAGTTTCATAATTGCAAGAAGATTAATGTATTGGCAAGTGTATTTGCACAAGACCTCAATCGCTTGCGAAATCCTTCTAATCAACATACTAAAAAGAGCAAAAGAATTAAGTAGTAGTGGTGCAAAATTATTTGGGACGAAAGCACTAACCTATTTTATTGAAAATGATATCTCAAAAAAAGAGTTCGAAAACGGCACTAAGGCTCTAGAACTATATGCACAATTGGACGATCACGACATCTATTCTTCAATTAAAGAATGGATGAACCACAAGGATAAAACGTTATCCTATTTAGCTAAATGCATTATTAACAGAAACTTATCTAAAGTCGAACTTTCAAGTTCTCCATTTAGCAAGAAAAAAATCGCTTCATTAAAAAAGAAGACACTCAACGAAATCGACGTTCCAGCATCCGAATTAAAGTACTATTTCGCGGTTTCCAGCCTAACAAACCGTGCTTACACAACAGGAAACGAGAATATCAATGTATTATTCAAAAACGATGAGATTGTAAACATTTCAGAAGTTTCAGATCAACTTACGATTTCTGCTTTATCAATTCCGATCAAAAAGCACTTACTCTACTACCCCAAAAGTTTTCAATCTGAGATATAA
- the lpxD gene encoding UDP-3-O-(3-hydroxymyristoyl)glucosamine N-acyltransferase, translating into MEFQAKEIAEMLQGRVDGDPNISVSTLSKIEEGVEGAISFLANMQYEPHIYTTKASVIVVNEDFKPDKEISATLIRVKSAYESFAQLLSYFDPNQRKESGIAPSAVIEENAEIDSSTYIGACVVVEKGASIGKNSKIHAQVFIGEDVSIGDSTIIYPGAKIMHRCVIGNDVIIHPGVIIGGDGFGFAPNSENNYQKVPQIGNVIIEDHVEIGSNVTIDRATLGSTIIRKGVKLDNLIQVAHNVEIGDNTVIAAQTGIAGSTKIGKDCMIGGQAGFIGHLKIANKVMVAAQSGVGKSVEKEGEILIGSPAITKGDYGRAMVNTKKVPKLEDQIKKLKQELENLKKTV; encoded by the coding sequence ATGGAATTTCAAGCGAAAGAAATAGCTGAAATGCTTCAAGGCAGAGTTGACGGAGATCCAAACATTTCCGTAAGTACTCTTTCTAAGATTGAAGAAGGTGTAGAAGGAGCAATATCCTTCTTAGCCAACATGCAATATGAGCCGCATATCTACACAACAAAAGCATCCGTAATTGTTGTAAACGAAGACTTTAAGCCAGATAAAGAAATTTCAGCTACTCTAATAAGAGTAAAAAGCGCTTACGAAAGCTTCGCTCAACTTCTTTCTTATTTCGATCCAAATCAAAGAAAAGAAAGTGGTATTGCCCCTTCTGCAGTGATAGAAGAAAATGCAGAAATCGATTCAAGCACATACATTGGAGCATGCGTTGTTGTTGAGAAAGGTGCATCGATTGGCAAAAATTCAAAAATTCATGCACAAGTTTTTATCGGCGAAGATGTTTCGATTGGTGATAGCACAATTATATATCCAGGTGCTAAAATCATGCATAGATGCGTAATCGGCAATGATGTTATCATTCATCCAGGCGTTATTATTGGTGGCGATGGATTTGGTTTCGCACCGAACAGTGAGAACAATTACCAAAAGGTTCCACAAATTGGCAATGTAATTATAGAAGACCATGTTGAAATCGGATCAAATGTCACTATAGATAGAGCAACTTTAGGTTCTACTATTATCCGAAAAGGAGTTAAACTAGACAATCTAATACAAGTTGCTCACAACGTAGAAATTGGAGACAACACTGTAATTGCGGCACAAACAGGAATTGCTGGATCCACTAAAATAGGGAAAGACTGTATGATTGGTGGACAGGCAGGGTTTATTGGCCACCTTAAAATTGCGAACAAAGTAATGGTTGCAGCGCAATCAGGTGTTGGCAAATCAGTTGAGAAGGAAGGTGAAATACTAATTGGATCTCCAGCAATTACAAAAGGTGATTACGGTAGGGCTATGGTAAATACTAAGAAAGTGCCAAAGCTTGAAGATCAGATTAAAAAGCTTAAACAAGAATTAGAGAATTTAAAAAAAACGGTATAA
- the lpxA gene encoding acyl-ACP--UDP-N-acetylglucosamine O-acyltransferase has protein sequence MNQPLAYVHPQAEIANNVVIEPFVVVDKNVTIGEGTWIGSNVTIMEGARIGKNCKIFPGAVVSAIPQDLKFKGESTITEIGDNVTIRECVTINRGTVANNKTSIGDNCLLMAYVHIAHDCVVGNNCILANGVTLAGHITIDEFAIVGGLTAIHQFVHIGAHAMISGGSLVRKDVPPFTKAAREPLMYSGINSIGLRRRGFSPEQINAIQDIYRILYVKGFNNTKAMLVLETEFPVSKERDEIISFIRNSERGIMKGYFHQL, from the coding sequence ATGAATCAACCCCTCGCATATGTACATCCGCAGGCAGAAATTGCTAATAATGTTGTAATAGAGCCATTTGTTGTAGTTGACAAAAACGTAACCATTGGAGAAGGAACATGGATAGGATCGAATGTTACAATAATGGAAGGTGCGAGAATAGGGAAAAATTGTAAAATTTTTCCAGGAGCAGTAGTTTCGGCTATCCCTCAAGATTTGAAGTTTAAAGGAGAGTCTACTATTACCGAAATCGGAGATAATGTAACGATTAGAGAGTGTGTAACTATCAATAGAGGAACGGTAGCGAATAACAAAACGAGTATCGGCGACAACTGCTTACTGATGGCTTATGTTCATATTGCTCATGATTGCGTGGTAGGCAACAACTGTATTCTTGCTAATGGAGTAACACTTGCTGGTCATATTACAATCGATGAATTTGCAATCGTTGGTGGCCTAACTGCAATTCATCAGTTCGTTCACATCGGTGCACATGCTATGATTTCTGGTGGATCTTTGGTTAGAAAAGACGTGCCTCCTTTCACGAAAGCGGCTCGTGAACCACTTATGTATTCTGGAATAAACTCTATTGGTTTAAGAAGAAGAGGGTTTTCTCCAGAGCAGATAAATGCTATTCAAGACATTTACCGCATCCTATATGTTAAAGGGTTTAACAACACTAAGGCAATGTTAGTTCTTGAAACTGAATTTCCGGTTTCTAAAGAAAGAGATGAAATCATTTCCTTCATACGTAATTCAGAAAGAGGAATAATGAAAGGATATTTTCACCAGTTATAA
- the efp gene encoding elongation factor P, which produces MASTSDFKNGLCIEYNKGLYQIIEFQHVKPGKGPAFVRTKLKNLTNGKIVDNTFNSGVKVTTVRIERRQYQYLYTEDKNYHFMHNETYEQTFIDEGLINAPQLLKEGQIADILYHAETETPLTCELPPFVELVVTYTEPGIKGDTATNALKPATMETGAEVRVPLFINDGDKIKVDTRDNSYSERVKG; this is translated from the coding sequence GTGGCATCTACATCTGATTTTAAAAACGGGTTATGCATTGAGTATAACAAAGGACTTTACCAAATAATTGAATTCCAGCATGTTAAACCAGGAAAAGGGCCGGCATTTGTAAGAACGAAACTCAAAAATCTTACGAACGGAAAAATCGTTGATAACACTTTTAATTCAGGAGTTAAGGTTACAACTGTTCGTATAGAAAGAAGACAATATCAATATCTATATACGGAAGATAAGAACTACCATTTCATGCATAATGAAACGTATGAACAAACTTTTATTGATGAAGGCTTGATCAATGCTCCACAATTATTGAAGGAAGGACAAATTGCAGATATTCTATATCATGCAGAAACAGAAACACCTTTAACTTGTGAATTACCTCCTTTCGTTGAATTGGTAGTTACATACACCGAACCCGGCATTAAAGGTGATACAGCAACAAACGCACTAAAACCAGCCACTATGGAAACAGGGGCTGAAGTACGTGTTCCTCTTTTCATAAACGATGGAGACAAAATAAAAGTAGATACTAGAGATAATAGTTATTCTGAAAGAGTAAAAGGATAA
- a CDS encoding UDP-3-O-(3-hydroxymyristoyl)glucosamine N-acyltransferase, with translation MRIPSPPTVQFIADKVGGEVIGDPNALITGINEIHRVEEGDIIFVDHSKYYKAATSSKATTILIDQETECPEGKNLIIVDSPFSAFNHIINLYYKSNTSLESISPTASIGVSTIIMANVVIEDGAIIGDNCVIHPNVTIGAHCIIKNNVIIHANTVLGADGFYYKKTKEGYNKLISCGNVVIEDDVEIGALCSIDRGVSASTIIGSGSKLDNQVHVGHDTVIGKNCLFAAQVGIAGVVTIEDNVTLWGQVGVASDLTIGEGVVILAQSAVRNSLEPNKTYLGTPVSEAREKMKEMAMLKKLPSLMQKINTSKI, from the coding sequence ATGCGAATTCCTAGCCCTCCTACTGTACAATTCATCGCTGATAAAGTTGGGGGGGAAGTTATTGGTGACCCTAATGCACTCATCACCGGAATTAACGAAATTCATCGTGTAGAAGAAGGGGATATCATATTTGTTGATCATTCAAAATATTATAAAGCCGCCACTTCTTCAAAAGCAACTACTATACTAATTGATCAAGAAACAGAATGCCCGGAAGGTAAAAACCTAATCATTGTAGATAGCCCATTCAGCGCATTTAACCATATCATTAACCTCTATTACAAGTCAAATACTTCACTCGAATCAATTAGTCCTACTGCTTCGATCGGAGTGAGTACTATAATAATGGCAAATGTTGTAATTGAAGATGGCGCTATTATTGGAGATAATTGCGTAATACATCCAAATGTTACAATTGGCGCACATTGTATAATTAAAAACAACGTAATAATTCACGCAAATACAGTTCTTGGAGCGGATGGATTTTACTATAAAAAAACTAAAGAAGGATATAATAAGTTAATCTCTTGTGGAAATGTTGTGATTGAAGACGACGTTGAAATTGGGGCTCTCTGTAGTATTGACAGAGGAGTATCTGCATCAACAATTATTGGATCAGGATCTAAATTAGACAACCAAGTACATGTTGGTCATGATACGGTGATCGGGAAAAATTGTCTTTTTGCAGCTCAAGTTGGAATTGCTGGTGTTGTTACTATAGAAGATAACGTTACTTTGTGGGGGCAGGTAGGTGTTGCAAGTGATCTTACTATTGGAGAAGGAGTGGTTATTCTTGCTCAATCTGCAGTGAGGAATAGTCTTGAACCTAACAAAACCTACTTAGGAACTCCTGTTTCTGAAGCACGAGAAAAAATGAAAGAGATGGCTATGTTAAAAAAGCTCCCTTCCTTGATGCAGAAGATAAACACTAGCAAAATTTAA